A genomic region of Manihot esculenta cultivar AM560-2 chromosome 15, M.esculenta_v8, whole genome shotgun sequence contains the following coding sequences:
- the LOC110602026 gene encoding triacylglycerol lipase 2 gives MALHGLPMLFASSVFFLLNLFLMLKPHHGYGDGLSDPQEVGLCESSVRNHGYKCHEIDVKTQDGYILRVQRIPEGRNLSGDSVTRPPVLLQHGVLVDGMAWFMNAPEQNLPMILADKGFDVWIANTRGTRFSRRHAYLQPNQSEFWNWSWDELAAYDLPAMFDYVYNETGQKLHYVGHSLGGLVALASFSEGLLVNKVKSAALLSPIAYLSHIKTALGVVAAKAFVTQASTLSAEFNPKGEAAASFLKQVCAHPEVNCYDLLTAITGKNCCLNTSTVDLFSQNQPQSTSTKNMVHLSQSVRDKVIAKYNYENPNSNLIHYGAMKPPVYNLSNIPEKLPLFISYGGQDALSDAQDVEQLLDDLKFHDVLKYTVEFVKNYAHADFIMGVSAADIVYDQVYKFFLNHHF, from the exons ATGGCTCTTCATGGCTTGCCAATGCTGTTTGCTAGTTCTGTTTTCTTTCTTCTTAATCTTTTCTTGATGCTTAAGCCCCATCATGGCTATGGCGATGGCCTTTCGGATCCCCAAGAAGTTGGTTTATGTGAATCTTCAGTGAGAAACCATGGTTATAAATGCCATGAGATTGAC gtgaaaactcaagatgGGTATATCCTTAGAGTGCAAAGAATACCAGAAGGGCGTAATTTGAGTGGAGATTCTGTAACCAGGCCACCAGTTCTATTGCAGCATGGAGTTCTTGTG GATGGAATGGCATGGTTCATGAATGCACCAGAACAAAATTTACCTATGATTTTGGCAGATAAAGGATTTGATGTTTGGATTGCTAACACCAGAGGCACTAGATTTAGCAGGCGTCACGCCTATCTCCAACCCAATCAATCG GAATTCTGGAATTGGTCATGGGATGAATTGGCAGCTTACGATCTACCAGCAATGTTTGATTATGTGTACAACGAGACAGGGCAGAAGCTACATTACGTGGGCCATTCCCTG GGAGGATTGGTAGCTTTGGCATCTTTCTCAGAAGGATTGCTGGTAAACAAGGTGAAATCAGCTGCCTTGTTAAGCCCCATCGCTTACTTGAGCCACATCAAAACTGCTCTTGGTGTAGTTGCTGCCAAAGCCTTTGTTACTCAG GCTTCAACACTTTCTGCTGAGTTTAATCCTAAAGG GGAGGCAGCAGCAAGTTTTCTTAAACAAGTGTGTGCTCATCCTGAAGTCAACTGCTATGATTTGTTAACTGCAATTACTG GCAAGAACTGCTGCCTCAACACTTCCACGGTGGATCTTTTCTCTCAGAATCAACCTCAATCCACATCAACCAAGAACATGGTCCACCTGTCTCAaa GCGTTAGAGACAAGGTTATAGCAAAATACAACTATGAGAATCCCAACTCCAATCTGATACATTATGGAGCCATGAAACCACCAGTGTATAACCTATCAAACATCCCAGAAAAGCTTCCTCTTTTCATCAGCTATGGCGGACAAGATGCTTTGTCTGATGCTCAAGATGTCGAGCAATTACTAGACGATCTCAAATTCCATGATGTCCTCAAGTACACTGTTGAGTTCGTTAAGAATTATGCACATGCTGATTTCATCATGGGTGTCAGTGCTGCAGATATTGTGTATGATcaagtttataaatttttcttgaaTCATCATTTCTGA